The Meiothermus sp. QL-1 DNA window GGCCGCCTCGGCCTCCTGCCGCCGGCCCTGGCGGTGGAAAAGCGCCCCCAGGTTGTTCCAGGCCCGGCCTGCCGCCTCCAGCACTCCAGCGGTCTGGGCAGCCTGGAGCGAGGCCCGGTACAGGGCCCCGGCCTCCTCGAGCCGCCCCTGCCTTTCCCGCACCACCCCCAGGTTGAGCAGGACTCGAGCCCGCAGAAGCGGTATCTCACCTGCGGCCTGCAGGGCCTCAGTAAGCACCGTTTCGGCCTCGGGGCTGCCCAGCTCGAACAGGGCGATGGCCCGGTTGTTGAGCGCGTCTACCTGCCGCGCGGTCTCCCCTGCGGCCAGGAAGCGCACCGCTGCGCGGGCAAAAAGTGCCGCTGCCTCCTCGAAATTGCCCCGGTTGTAAGCCAGCAGGCCCCGCAGGTTGAGGGCCTCCCCTTGGGCCCAGGTGCTCCCCTGGGCGGCCAGCTCTGCCTCCTCGGCCGCCCCCGGCTGGCCCAGGCGAAAAAGCAGGCTTCCCCGCACGGCCGCCACTTCGGGCCCGCTTTCCAGCTCCTCCAGGACCTCCAGGGCCTCCTGGTAGCGCCCCAGCCTTTCCAGGGCTCGAGCCTGCAAAAGCCGGGCTTGGGGGTGCATCGGCAGGCCCTGCAAGAGCCTGAGGCTTTGGGCCGGGTTTTCCGAGAGCAGCCGCTGGGCCTCGGCCAGCAGGGCCTGGAAGGCCCGCTGGCGGTCCTCCTCGTTCCAAAGCGGCCGGCCCAGCCGGTAGAAGGGCAGGGCCTCGCGCAGGGGCATCTGCCGGGCCAGCTCGAGGGCTACCTCCTGGGCTTCGAGGGGCCACCCGCTCGAGGTGGGCTCGGTTAGGGTGAGCCCCCCCAGATGGAGGGGGTGCCCGCTTCCATCCAGCAGACCCTCCTCGTAGAGCCGCTCGAGGGCCTCGGAGCTCAGCCTCAGCAGCTCGCTGGCCCGGCCCGGCGCCAGGTAGTAGGCCCAGAAGGCCCGGCGCGCCTCACGAGGCAGGGGCTCGAGCTTAGGCGGAGGGGGCTCGTGGGTTTCCAAGGCGTGGCGCACCCCATCCAGCCCCTGGACCTCCTCCAGAAGCGAACGGCCCTTCTCAGCAAGCCCCAGGGCGAAAAAGGCCCGGGCCTGCCGGTTATAGCCTTGGTAGACCTCCAGGGCTACCCGCTCCCGGGTGGACCAGACCCACTCCTCCAGCTCCTCGCCTAGGGGAATTTCCACCCCCCGCAGGAAGGCCCCTCGGTAAAGGCGGCGCACCTGGTCCGGCCGGCCCTGCTTTAGCGCTTGGCGGAGGGCCTCCAAGTCGGTGCTCAGGCGGGCGCTCAGCACCTCTTCCCCCTCGACCGCCCGCAGGGGGCGGAGCTGGCTTAGGGCCACCGAGAGGCTGTTCAGGGGGTCTTGGGCCTCGGGCCAGAACATCTCGGCCAGGCGGCGGCGGGGCTGGGGGCCCTCGATGGCCAGATAGGCCACCAGCAGAAGCGGCTTGGTCCGGTTGAAGCTTTGTCCCTCGAGCTCGAGCCCCCCCAGTGTGCGCAGCATCGCTCTAAAACTACCAGACAACTC harbors:
- a CDS encoding tetratricopeptide repeat protein produces the protein MLRTLGGLELEGQSFNRTKPLLLVAYLAIEGPQPRRRLAEMFWPEAQDPLNSLSVALSQLRPLRAVEGEEVLSARLSTDLEALRQALKQGRPDQVRRLYRGAFLRGVEIPLGEELEEWVWSTRERVALEVYQGYNRQARAFFALGLAEKGRSLLEEVQGLDGVRHALETHEPPPPKLEPLPREARRAFWAYYLAPGRASELLRLSSEALERLYEEGLLDGSGHPLHLGGLTLTEPTSSGWPLEAQEVALELARQMPLREALPFYRLGRPLWNEEDRQRAFQALLAEAQRLLSENPAQSLRLLQGLPMHPQARLLQARALERLGRYQEALEVLEELESGPEVAAVRGSLLFRLGQPGAAEEAELAAQGSTWAQGEALNLRGLLAYNRGNFEEAAALFARAAVRFLAAGETARQVDALNNRAIALFELGSPEAETVLTEALQAAGEIPLLRARVLLNLGVVRERQGRLEEAGALYRASLQAAQTAGVLEAAGRAWNNLGALFHRQGRRQEAEAAYREALALAKEGREWVLTAAVLANLAELRGDPESLEEAIALLHEARYTVLAERYRGRLEAFRAR